The Chryseobacterium sp. JV274 sequence AAAGTGATTCAGCTGGAATATATTGATTTGAAAGGACAGAAATATTCAGAAATTGTAGAAGGTTTTACAGCGGTAATTTTCCAACATGAGATCGACCATCTTTTCGGAATTCTGATTTCCGATAAAAAAGAAAAAGAAAAAAATGATTCTTATAAAAAGGTAGATGCCTATCAGAAAAGTGATGTAAATAAAGACAGGAGGTGATGATGAGTTATGAATTATGTCAGTGCGCTATAATTTGTTTATCTATATTTCAAAATAAAATCTTCTCCATCTTCATAATCTGCGGGATCAACGTGTGAAATCACTCCAATATCAGATTGTAAAATACTTTTGAGCTGGTCGAAATACATTTTTTCAGTTTCCTTGGTGCCATTTAAGGTCAGGCTCATAATAAGTTTGTCGTCATCAGTAATATCTGCACCTACCATGATTTTGTTGGGATTATCATGATATTTATTCCAATAAAAAGTCTGGGTGATGGAAGGCGTTTCAATGAAATAACCAATCATTTCATCTTCCGTTTTAAAAATATAATTCCTGTCGTGTCTTGGATAAGTATAATCAAGATTTAATTTTTCGTAGCCGGGAAGAAATGTATTCAATACCAAATTGATTGTCTTTCTTGATTTTTGTCCTGCATACACCTGACAAACGATATCTGTAATAATGTCCATGATACAAAATTAATCTATTTTTAAGAGAGTAATAGCCGAATCAGTCTTTTAAAATAAACGCAATCATCTGTGTCCATCTGAGAAATCTGGGGTTAAAAATATAAAATAGAAATGAGCTGTTTCCATGGAAACAGCTCATTTCGTTATAACTATGCTTAAAAAAAATTGGATTAATCGTTGTTGGTTACTGATAGTTTCACCTCCATATTATTTCTGGTTGCATTAGAATAAGGGCAGATCTGGTGTGCCTTTTCTGTCAGAGCCTGTGCTTCCTCAATAGAAACTCCGGGAATGTTGACGTCAAGCTCTGCTGCCAGACCGAAACCTCCGTTCTCAAGTTGGCCAATGCTCACTTGTGCAGTAACAGTTGTTTCTCCGGTTTTCACTTTAGAAAGGCTGATTACTCTGTTCAGAGCACTGTCGAAACATGCAGAATATCCAGCTGCAAAAAGCATTTCAGGATTGGCAAAATCATCATTGGCTCCTCCCAGATTTTTTGGCATTCTTACTTCAAGATCCAAAACTCCGTTTTCACTTTTTACATGTCCGTTTCTGCCTCCTTGAGCAGTTACCTGAGTTGTATATAATGTTTTCATTTATTTTTCTATTTTGTTTAATATTTTTAGGACTGTGTCTTTAAGATGCAGCAGTTCTTCCGGCTGTATACCCAGTTTTTCCTGAATTTTTCCCGGAATTTCACATGCCTTTTTCTGAAGCTGTTTGCCAGCCTCATCTAAAAATACTTCAACTACTCTTTCGTCCTCTTTTTTTCTTTTTCTGCTGATAAATCCTTTAGACTCCAGTCTTTTAAGAAGAGGTGTTAAAGTTCCACTATCCAGATACAGTTTTTCTCCGATATGCGTTACCGTAAGTCCGTCACCTTCCCATAATACCATCATTACAAGGTATTGCGGATACGTCATGTCAAGCTCATCGAGGAAAGGACGATAAAGTCCTGTAATCTCCTTGGCAATAACATACAGCGGGAAGCAAATCTGGTTTTCTAGTTTAGGTGTTTTCGGATTTTCCATAAGTTTTGGTACGAAAGATTCGATGAAGGTATTACTTTTTTATGATAAATTCATCCATTGGAATTCTGACTTTTTTCATAGAAGAAAGCCAGTCATTAGCTTCATCACGGTATCCAAGATATAAAAGAGTTACACTTTTTAATCCCAGTTCTTTTAATCCCAGTACTTCATCCACTACAGCATTGTTGAATCCTTCTGCCGGAGTACTGTCGATTTTAAGTTCTGCCGCCTGTGCAAGAGCAATTCCTAAGGCAATATAAGTCTGGCGGGCAGTATGTGCAAAATGTTCTTCAGGAGTCTGTGCTCCGTACATTTTCTTGATTGTATCAGTATAGCTTCCGAAACGTCCTCTCGGAAGATCTCTTACATCCGTATGATAATCGTAAACTTTGTCAATTTTTTCATTAGAATAGCTGTCCCATGCTGCAAATACCAAAACGTGAGAAGAATCTCTCATTACTTCAGGGTTTAAAGCTCCGGCTACCATTTTCTCTTTCAACTCCTGATTTTCTACTACAATAATTCGGAAGGGCTGCAATCCGGATGAAGTAGGAGCCAGTCTTGCTGATTCTAAAATAGTAGTAAGGTCTTCCTGTGAAATTTTTTTGTTCGGGTCATAAGCTTTTACAGCATGTCTCCAGTTTAGGTTTTCTATTAATGACATTTTTTCTTTGTTTTAAATTAAACTACTTGGCGATTATTAAACTTCCTGATTTTTTTATATTGAAGTAAAGCAACACTGCAAATATACAAGCAATTAAATTGCATGCAATTTAATTTTGAAAGATTTTATTGATGACAATTATTGATGAACTAAAATAAGCAGAAAATAAGCGATTTGCTTTTAATCCATTTCCGCATGATTCGGATTTTTTCAAAGCCTTTGTATTCCAATCTTTGCAATAGAAATTTAAACTAAAAACAATGCAGAGATTTAAAAACAAAACCGCTTTGATTACAGGTGGAACCAATGGGATGGGTTTGGCTACTGCTCAAAAATTCATCGAAGAAGGAGGAAAAGTTATTATCACAGGGAGAAGTGAAGAGACCGTCAATATCGCTTTAGAAAAACTGGGGGAAAAGGCTTTTAGAATCGTATCCAACGCAGGAAATATAAAAGACCTGATGAACCTCCGGCAGGAAGTCAGAAAATATACAGAACATATTGATCTGGTCTTTGCCAATGCAGGATATGGAAAATTTGCTCCTGTAGAATATGTGGATGAAAATCAGTTTGACGAACTTTTTAATCTCCTGGTAAAAGGTCCTTTTTTTACAGTGCAGCAGCTATTGCCATTGATGAATAGCGGAAGCTCCGTTATTTTTAATACTTCTGTGGCGACAGATATTGCGATGCATAATTTTTCCGTGTATTCTGCGGCCAAATCAGCAGTGCAGTCTTTCATTAAAACATTTGCGGTAGAGCTTACTGAACGGGGTATCCGTGTCAACGGGGTGAGTCCCGGACATATTAAAACAAACATTTTTAATAATACAGGCTTAACCGGAGAACAGATTGAAAGTGCCATTGAAGATATTATTCCTACCATACCTTTTAAAAGACAGGGCGAACCGTCAGAAATAGCTAATGTGGTTCTGTTTCTTGCTTCAGAGGAAGCCTCCTATATTCATGGAGCTGAAGTAAAAGTGGATGCCGGAATTTCTGTGATCAGATAATGGCATACAATTTCAGAGAGCGTAAAGATTATTTAACCTCTTTAATTTCTTTGATAATATTGGTCTTATTTTCAATACCAATATTATAGGTCTTACTTTCTTTAAAGCTCAGTGTAGCTTTTTCTATAAGACTCTTGTAATCCGGTGACTTCTTTGATATATAAAAAACCTGCGCACTGATTCCAATGGCAACGCGTACCACTTCATTAGGTTTGTCCGGATCTTCAGTAATATTTGTGATGGCGGAATTGTTATACCATGTTAATTTTTGTGAACTGGAATTACCGGAACAGGATGTAATCATAATAAAAAGTAATAGTAAATAGGACCAGGCTTTCATAGCAAAAAGTATTAAGTAAAAAGCTCCTGCAATGTATCAAAATAAATGCAGGAGCCCTATATAAATTAGTTAAAATCCACAGCTTCCTACGCTAGGTGCAGGAGAAGGAGAACATCCTGAAAGGGATGAGAAGATATTCAATACACAATTGGTATTTACATAATTGTTATCATACAGTAAAGATCCTGCCGGGCTTCTGTAGTATACATTTCCTGCTGTATTGGCATATGAAGATACAGAAGCAGATCCACAGCTTGTATTGGTACATGCAGCTCTCCATGCAGCATCAGTTACAGGTCCGCTGGAGAATAATGATGGATCAATGATTCTTTTTTCAACAATTCCGGAAGCATTTTTAAAGCTTACCAATATCGCTACGTGATATACCCATGATACGCAGCATGTTCCTGTAGAAGCTCTAAGGTTACCATATACAAACTGTTTTTCACAGTCATATCCTGCATTCAATAGTATTTGTCTCATTTTGTGAGCTCTTGCGTAGCATCCGTCAACAGGATATCTGAAGGTGATGCACGGAGAAGAAGCTGTAGAAGTTCCGCAAGCCTGGTTTTTAATCTGAGCAAACAGACTGTTTAAAGTGGCAAGGTTAGGAATGACACTTACAGCCTTTCTGCTTTCTTCTTTTACATCTTTAGTAAAGATAGATTTGAAATAACGGATATCTTCATCTGTTGCTTTGTCTACTTTTGCGATTTCGCTGGTATTGGTTTTAAGGAAAATCTGAACAGGAGTTTCATTTTCAACTGCCTGTCTGATCATGGAAATATAACCTGCATTTTCTTTACTGTCCTTTATGTAGTAGGGCTGGGCAGTAATCATAAATGAGATTTTAAATTTCCCATCTTCTTTTTCAATCCCTACCGGAACAGTTTTGCCGAAATCTTTCATTGCAATTTCGTTTGACTCTTTGGCAACAAGATTCGGGTCCTGGTTGGCATTTGAATCTGAACAGGCGTTGAATGACAGCATCGTTACGAAAACCATCATGGATAACAGAAATTTTTTCATAGTTTTTATATTTTGGTGGTTAATTTTCTGTGAACTTTCTAATGATAATAGTTCACTATTTTGTGATATTAAAAATAATAAAATTTAAAATATATACAAGATTTTTTTTCAAAAAAACGCATTATCCTGTTATATTTTTGATTTTATGATATTGAAAATGGCAAAAAACTAATGATTATGGTGGTAATTGAGGGAAATAGTTCTTTTTGATTAAGTCTGGATTTCTACAGAATGACACAATTGAAATGGAGTTTTATCCACAGTTTGTCATTCTGTAGGAATCTAAATGTTCTGATAATATGATATTATTTAAACTAAAAAACCAGTTTCAACATTTGAAACTGGTTTTTTATTATATCTTAAGCTGTCTTGATTATTTGTAGATCAATTCTGCTTGGAAAACGTCTGCAAAATGTTTTCTGATTTTTGCTTTCAGTTCTTCCACTTCTTCGGATGTCAGCTCTCTTTCAAGTTCTCTTTTCAGAGAAGTCACCTGCTTATCTTTGATTCCACACGGAATGATATATTCAAAATAACGCATATCCGTATTTACATTTAAGGCAAAACCATGAAGGGTAACCCATCGGGAAGCTTTCACCCCCATAGCACACATCTTTCTGGCGTAAGGTTTCCCTACATCCAGCCATACTCCTGTTTCTCCCGGAGAACGTTCACCCTTAATGCCATATTCGGCAATAGTTCTGATGATCACTTCTTCCAGATTTCTCATATATAAATGAATGTCTGTGAAAAAGTTTTCAAGATCCAGGATAGGATAGCCTACAACCTGTCCATAGCCGTGATACGTAATATCTCCACCGCGGTTTACCTTTACGAAAGTAGCATCAATCTCTTTCAGTTTATCAATGCCGGCAAGCATATTTTCTTCATGTCCGCTTTTTCCCAAAGTATAAACATGAGGATGCTCTACAAAAAGAAGATGATTGGAAGTAGTACTATGTTGTTCTGCAGGAAGATCCCTGTTTTTTATTTTGGTATCAATAATATTTTTCATCAGCTGTTCCTGATAATCCCAGGCTGGCTGATATTCTTTGACCCCTAAATCTTCAAATTCTACTGATTTATTTTGATTTGTATTCATTTCAATTTTTGATATACAAATTTAGTGAATTTTACCCTTTGATTGAATGGATAAAATCTATGGCACTTTTCTTCCAGTCTTTATCCTGAAGCAAAATATTCACAAAGGCTGTTCCTATGATACCGCCATCTGCTTTTTCCGTTACATTTTCAAAATCCTCTTTCGTTTTGATTCCGAATCCAATCATCACAGGATTTTTAAGCGGGAGGGATGCTACTCTGGAAAGGTAGTTCTCATTTTTTAAAACGGCATTTTCATTTCCTGTTGTGGAGGAAGAGCTTACTGCATACAGAAAACCTGAACTTAAAGAATCCAGATAGATCATCCTTTCATCAGAAGTCTCCGGCGTTACCAGAAAGGTAAAATTAAGGTTATATTGTTGTAAAATCTGCTGATAATTTTTCTCAAACTCGATTGGAGGAAGATCCGGAAGAATCAATCCTGAAACACCACTTTCGGAGCATGCCGCACAGAATCTCTCAAATCCGAAACTCAATACAGGGTTGATATAACCCATCAGAATAATCGGAATTCTGATTTTGTTTTTGATCGCTTTTAATTGAGACAACAGTTTTTCAATCGTCATTCCGTTTTGTAAAGCCAGTTCATGAGCCTTCTGAATCACCGGTCCGTCTGCTACAGGATCAGAATATGGCATTCCGATTTCGATCATATCTGCTCCGGAATCCTGAATCAGTTTTATAATATCAGCGGTATCTTCCAATTGTGGAATTCCTGCGGTGAAGTATATATTTAGTTTTTTCATTTTTTATGGTATTAAAGTATAATGTAATGAATGTCAGCCGGGGAAATACATTCTACAGGTTTTTCAGATACGTTTCCATGTCCTTATCTCCACGGCCGCTCAGACAAATAACGACAACATCATTTTCATTAAATTTCTTCTTGTCCAGAACAGCAAGCGCATGGGAGCTTTCCAATGCCGGAATAATTCCTTCCAGTCTGGTCAGTTCAAAAGCACATTTTAAAGCTTCATCATCATTAA is a genomic window containing:
- a CDS encoding organic hydroperoxide resistance protein gives rise to the protein MKTLYTTQVTAQGGRNGHVKSENGVLDLEVRMPKNLGGANDDFANPEMLFAAGYSACFDSALNRVISLSKVKTGETTVTAQVSIGQLENGGFGLAAELDVNIPGVSIEEAQALTEKAHQICPYSNATRNNMEVKLSVTNND
- a CDS encoding MarR family winged helix-turn-helix transcriptional regulator; translated protein: MENPKTPKLENQICFPLYVIAKEITGLYRPFLDELDMTYPQYLVMMVLWEGDGLTVTHIGEKLYLDSGTLTPLLKRLESKGFISRKRKKEDERVVEVFLDEAGKQLQKKACEIPGKIQEKLGIQPEELLHLKDTVLKILNKIEK
- a CDS encoding NAD(P)H-dependent oxidoreductase, encoding MSLIENLNWRHAVKAYDPNKKISQEDLTTILESARLAPTSSGLQPFRIIVVENQELKEKMVAGALNPEVMRDSSHVLVFAAWDSYSNEKIDKVYDYHTDVRDLPRGRFGSYTDTIKKMYGAQTPEEHFAHTARQTYIALGIALAQAAELKIDSTPAEGFNNAVVDEVLGLKELGLKSVTLLYLGYRDEANDWLSSMKKVRIPMDEFIIKK
- a CDS encoding SDR family oxidoreductase; translated protein: MQRFKNKTALITGGTNGMGLATAQKFIEEGGKVIITGRSEETVNIALEKLGEKAFRIVSNAGNIKDLMNLRQEVRKYTEHIDLVFANAGYGKFAPVEYVDENQFDELFNLLVKGPFFTVQQLLPLMNSGSSVIFNTSVATDIAMHNFSVYSAAKSAVQSFIKTFAVELTERGIRVNGVSPGHIKTNIFNNTGLTGEQIESAIEDIIPTIPFKRQGEPSEIANVVLFLASEEASYIHGAEVKVDAGISVIR
- a CDS encoding protein-glutamine glutaminase, whose amino-acid sequence is MKKFLLSMMVFVTMLSFNACSDSNANQDPNLVAKESNEIAMKDFGKTVPVGIEKEDGKFKISFMITAQPYYIKDSKENAGYISMIRQAVENETPVQIFLKTNTSEIAKVDKATDEDIRYFKSIFTKDVKEESRKAVSVIPNLATLNSLFAQIKNQACGTSTASSPCITFRYPVDGCYARAHKMRQILLNAGYDCEKQFVYGNLRASTGTCCVSWVYHVAILVSFKNASGIVEKRIIDPSLFSSGPVTDAAWRAACTNTSCGSASVSSYANTAGNVYYRSPAGSLLYDNNYVNTNCVLNIFSSLSGCSPSPAPSVGSCGF
- the lipB gene encoding lipoyl(octanoyl) transferase LipB, with protein sequence MNTNQNKSVEFEDLGVKEYQPAWDYQEQLMKNIIDTKIKNRDLPAEQHSTTSNHLLFVEHPHVYTLGKSGHEENMLAGIDKLKEIDATFVKVNRGGDITYHGYGQVVGYPILDLENFFTDIHLYMRNLEEVIIRTIAEYGIKGERSPGETGVWLDVGKPYARKMCAMGVKASRWVTLHGFALNVNTDMRYFEYIIPCGIKDKQVTSLKRELERELTSEEVEELKAKIRKHFADVFQAELIYK
- the trpA gene encoding tryptophan synthase subunit alpha — protein: MKKLNIYFTAGIPQLEDTADIIKLIQDSGADMIEIGMPYSDPVADGPVIQKAHELALQNGMTIEKLLSQLKAIKNKIRIPIILMGYINPVLSFGFERFCAACSESGVSGLILPDLPPIEFEKNYQQILQQYNLNFTFLVTPETSDERMIYLDSLSSGFLYAVSSSSTTGNENAVLKNENYLSRVASLPLKNPVMIGFGIKTKEDFENVTEKADGGIIGTAFVNILLQDKDWKKSAIDFIHSIKG